In Reichenbachiella agarivorans, one genomic interval encodes:
- a CDS encoding TonB-dependent receptor — protein MLKIFATIILPHIICFASMAQSISGIITDEQGEALPGATIQLMGGTKGAATDMGGRFLIQELTKGKHRLKISAIGYDSQVVELDTRTQETQTLNIKLLESITSLNEITITGKSEATLVREQAYAVSVVEAKTFKNASTDVNQILNRVSGINIRQSGGMGSSFNLSLNGLSGNRVRTFINGIPMDYFGSSLSLNNFPANLVSTIEIYKGAVPIHLSSDALGGAINIITDTRPITYLDASYSFGSFNTHTGALNGQWHDKKSGLTLRVKSFYNHSDNDYPIDVQILNTETGKLDDEYTEVKRFHDAYDSKMAWIEVGIMNKSYADELMVGAVVSDNYKELQQNPYATGTSAYPVGEATAQSDIKIINLSYRKKNLLVENLNTRAYAVYLDSNEEYLDISANQYDWFGDYKPDVHPTTGELGRKTHFYLNRKNFLANANAEYAITAQHNLSINYSINRLELQGHDDYQPQNNTQFSNPNLTNKQVIGLGYTNNALSDRLKTTVFGKSYHYLLQSNVAEYDGEDTELFETKEQKIGYGLASTFFLKTNIQLKVSYEKAYRFPESYEMYGDGLNVIPNPELIPESSNNFNVGMRFNSISERSNQYMIEVNGFVRDSRDYIRFEPRLNRSTYVNDKSVLAKGIDLAARYAIASQFTIGLGGTYLDLRNNDKSSSLYGDRLPNEPFLFGNLILSYQKANLFMKSDQLSITNTNRYVHDFYLKWPSLAAQGKSTIQSRFTNDLQLTYSLQEGRYNLSFLVSNIMDAKVYDNFNQQNPGRAFNLKLRYFISKN, from the coding sequence ATGCTCAAAATATTCGCTACAATCATCCTACCGCATATTATTTGCTTTGCCAGTATGGCACAGTCAATCAGCGGCATCATCACGGATGAGCAGGGCGAGGCATTGCCAGGTGCAACCATTCAATTGATGGGAGGAACCAAAGGTGCTGCTACAGACATGGGTGGTAGATTTTTGATCCAAGAACTGACCAAAGGCAAACATCGACTTAAAATATCCGCCATAGGGTATGATTCTCAGGTTGTCGAACTAGACACTCGAACCCAAGAAACACAGACACTCAATATAAAGCTTCTAGAAAGTATAACCAGTCTCAACGAAATAACCATTACTGGAAAATCAGAAGCTACCCTCGTTCGTGAGCAGGCCTATGCAGTATCAGTAGTAGAGGCCAAAACCTTTAAGAATGCCAGCACAGATGTCAATCAGATACTAAACCGAGTTTCTGGAATCAACATTAGGCAAAGTGGCGGTATGGGATCAAGTTTCAACTTGTCATTAAATGGTTTGTCCGGCAACCGTGTACGGACTTTTATCAATGGCATACCGATGGATTATTTCGGTTCTTCATTGAGTCTCAACAACTTCCCGGCCAACCTTGTCAGTACCATTGAGATATACAAAGGAGCCGTACCGATCCATTTGTCATCCGATGCACTCGGGGGAGCCATCAACATCATCACGGATACACGCCCTATCACTTACTTGGATGCTTCCTACTCCTTTGGTTCATTCAACACGCATACTGGTGCGCTCAACGGCCAGTGGCATGACAAGAAATCTGGGTTGACCTTGCGAGTAAAATCATTTTACAACCACTCTGACAATGACTACCCTATCGATGTACAAATCCTCAACACAGAAACAGGAAAACTAGATGATGAATACACCGAGGTGAAACGCTTTCATGATGCGTACGATTCCAAAATGGCATGGATCGAAGTAGGTATCATGAATAAATCCTATGCAGACGAGCTCATGGTAGGTGCTGTAGTATCTGATAACTACAAAGAATTGCAGCAGAATCCCTATGCCACTGGAACCTCCGCATACCCTGTCGGAGAGGCTACTGCTCAATCCGACATCAAAATTATCAACCTCTCTTATCGCAAAAAGAACCTACTTGTCGAAAACCTCAACACCAGAGCTTATGCGGTTTACTTAGATTCCAATGAAGAATATCTGGACATCAGTGCCAATCAATACGACTGGTTCGGTGACTACAAACCAGATGTACACCCCACCACTGGAGAACTAGGGAGAAAAACACACTTTTACCTCAACAGAAAGAATTTTTTGGCGAATGCCAATGCTGAGTACGCCATCACTGCGCAGCACAACCTATCTATCAACTACTCGATCAATCGTCTTGAGTTGCAAGGACATGACGATTACCAACCGCAAAACAACACACAGTTTAGCAACCCAAACTTGACCAACAAGCAAGTAATTGGTCTGGGATACACCAACAATGCCCTATCTGACCGTCTGAAGACAACGGTTTTTGGCAAGAGTTATCATTATTTGCTCCAAAGCAATGTAGCTGAGTACGATGGAGAAGACACCGAACTCTTCGAAACCAAAGAACAAAAAATAGGTTATGGATTGGCTTCTACGTTCTTTCTCAAAACAAACATCCAATTGAAGGTCTCTTATGAAAAAGCCTACCGCTTTCCCGAGTCTTATGAGATGTATGGCGATGGGCTCAACGTCATCCCTAATCCTGAATTGATCCCTGAGTCGAGCAACAACTTCAATGTAGGCATGAGATTCAACTCGATCTCCGAGCGCAGCAATCAATACATGATAGAAGTCAATGGTTTTGTACGAGACAGCAGAGACTATATACGCTTCGAACCAAGACTCAACCGCAGTACGTATGTCAACGACAAAAGTGTATTAGCCAAAGGCATTGACCTAGCAGCTCGGTATGCAATTGCCAGTCAGTTCACCATAGGTCTGGGCGGCACCTACCTCGACCTACGAAACAATGACAAGTCTAGCTCCTTGTATGGAGACCGTCTCCCTAACGAACCTTTCCTGTTTGGCAATTTGATCTTGTCTTATCAAAAGGCTAACCTATTCATGAAGTCGGATCAATTGTCTATCACCAACACCAATAGATATGTTCATGACTTTTATCTCAAATGGCCCAGCCTAGCTGCTCAAGGCAAATCGACCATCCAATCTCGATTTACCAATGATTTGCAACTGACCTACAGCTTACAAGAGGGGCGATACAACCTGTCGTTCCTAGTATCCAACATCATGGATGCCAAAGTCTACGACAATTTCAACCAACAAAATCCAGGTAGAGCCTTCAATCTCAAACTACGGTACTTCATTAGTAAAAATTAA
- a CDS encoding DUF4374 domain-containing protein, producing the protein MKKQFIHIAVGILTAAFTLTSCQEDEGGSTQSQFLVGIEAESDTDVIVGADDFSTGIISPLGQGVEQPAWMSFYQIGNTFVATGYSSDNMVTGYRMVDGVLTDVGSLITELNIYGMVEIDENTALGVGITRAGYEDRIFYTIDLTSMSISKRTYTKIDERQEEGLVAWPTGMVVQGDKLYVAYYLMGAGEKEGVPAFATPNSNQARVAVYSYPEMEFEKIMTDDRTSDIGLYAGLNSIMETENGDIYSFSTSGLASYFNPVPTNPSGFLRIKEGETEFDDSYFFNFEEASGGFKITQAFYAGKDKMIVRMIKEDVTNPDYFGASFGPYPEPETAICYMAIADLETKTVTQLDIPAHGGGWGMANLVHDGKAYVNISTSVDAYIYEIDPSAATALKGAQIDGNYAKAFAAIK; encoded by the coding sequence ATGAAAAAGCAGTTTATACACATAGCAGTAGGGATTTTGACCGCTGCATTTACACTTACCTCTTGTCAAGAAGACGAAGGTGGTTCTACTCAATCACAGTTTTTAGTAGGAATAGAAGCTGAATCAGATACTGACGTGATCGTCGGAGCGGATGACTTCTCGACTGGCATCATCTCACCATTGGGACAAGGTGTCGAACAACCTGCTTGGATGTCATTTTATCAAATAGGCAATACATTTGTCGCTACTGGCTACTCTAGTGACAACATGGTGACTGGATACAGAATGGTAGATGGTGTTTTGACAGATGTAGGTTCGCTCATCACAGAGCTAAACATCTATGGAATGGTAGAAATAGATGAAAACACTGCACTCGGAGTAGGCATCACCCGAGCTGGCTATGAGGACAGAATATTCTACACGATAGATTTGACCAGTATGTCCATTTCTAAGAGGACTTATACCAAGATCGACGAGCGCCAAGAAGAAGGTTTGGTAGCTTGGCCAACTGGTATGGTTGTACAAGGAGATAAACTCTATGTTGCATACTACCTCATGGGTGCGGGCGAAAAAGAAGGAGTTCCTGCATTTGCTACTCCTAATTCTAATCAAGCACGTGTAGCAGTATATTCATATCCAGAAATGGAATTTGAGAAAATCATGACAGATGATCGTACCTCTGATATAGGACTCTATGCTGGACTAAACTCTATCATGGAGACCGAAAACGGAGACATTTACTCCTTCTCAACATCAGGACTGGCTTCTTATTTCAACCCTGTACCAACCAACCCATCAGGATTCCTAAGAATAAAAGAGGGGGAAACCGAATTTGACGATAGTTACTTTTTCAATTTCGAAGAGGCAAGTGGCGGATTCAAAATCACACAAGCCTTCTATGCAGGAAAAGACAAAATGATTGTCAGAATGATCAAAGAAGATGTAACCAATCCTGATTATTTCGGAGCTAGCTTCGGTCCTTATCCAGAACCAGAAACTGCCATATGCTACATGGCAATTGCCGACTTAGAAACTAAAACCGTCACTCAACTAGATATACCAGCACATGGCGGTGGATGGGGCATGGCCAACCTGGTGCATGACGGCAAAGCGTATGTCAACATCAGTACTTCGGTGGATGCATACATCTACGAAATAGATCCATCAGCAGCCACTGCACTCAAAGGAGCTCAAATTGACGGCAACTATGCTAAAGCATTTGCTGCAATCAAATAA
- a CDS encoding DUF4198 domain-containing protein, which produces MRKIITSIAILLAVTSSSMAHYMWVETSSAGSINQAQDIRVYFGEYTYGLEEKVGDEAFTKVQDFSLWVVSPSGKKTTLKTKEQETYYLASFVPKENGTYTVILDNNNIGVIDYTQYDFGIFKTHYHSVAQIQVGETSGETIAQNEEGITVKRLAADGKEVKLQVLYKNAPLAKNELQVFVADQWSKTLHTDENGMVSFDRPWETKYIIETTKKEEVPGQYKGKDYQFIWHCATVCILP; this is translated from the coding sequence ATGAGAAAAATTATTACAAGCATAGCCATACTATTGGCGGTCACATCGAGCAGCATGGCGCACTACATGTGGGTAGAGACTAGCTCTGCGGGTAGCATCAACCAAGCACAAGACATACGTGTGTACTTCGGAGAATACACCTACGGTCTGGAGGAAAAAGTTGGAGATGAAGCATTCACCAAAGTCCAAGACTTTAGCCTTTGGGTTGTAAGTCCTAGTGGAAAAAAAACCACACTTAAAACAAAGGAACAAGAGACATACTACTTAGCCTCATTTGTACCCAAAGAAAACGGTACTTACACCGTCATACTCGACAACAACAACATCGGAGTAATAGACTATACGCAATATGATTTTGGAATCTTTAAGACTCATTATCACTCCGTTGCACAAATTCAGGTCGGTGAAACCTCTGGAGAAACCATCGCCCAAAACGAAGAAGGAATCACTGTCAAAAGACTGGCGGCTGACGGAAAGGAAGTGAAACTACAGGTTTTGTACAAAAATGCCCCTTTGGCAAAAAATGAATTGCAAGTATTCGTAGCAGATCAATGGTCCAAAACACTGCATACCGACGAAAATGGCATGGTCAGTTTCGACCGCCCTTGGGAGACCAAATACATCATCGAGACAACCAAAAAAGAAGAAGTGCCTGGTCAATACAAAGGCAAGGATTATCAATTTATCTGGCACTGCGCGACGGTCTGCATCCTTCCATAA